One window of Strix aluco isolate bStrAlu1 chromosome 24, bStrAlu1.hap1, whole genome shotgun sequence genomic DNA carries:
- the UBE2Z gene encoding ubiquitin-conjugating enzyme E2 Z: MAESPAAEEAAPAAVLAAAGSGGASAGPGGGAGSPGVFIPAELWAAAGFGAATPGAGVAPGSGGAPIAAAAAAAGAALLTHSAFWDPTVSGDWDSERPSPACLLRIKRDIMSIYKEPPPGMFVVPDPHDMTKIHALITGPFDTPYEGGFFLFLFRCPPDYPIHPPRVKLMTTGNNTVRFNPNFYRNGKVCLSILGTWTGPAWSPAQSISSVLISIQSLMTENPYHNEPGFEQERHPGDSKNYNECIRHETIRVAVCDMLEGKCPCPEPLRGVMEKSFMEYYDFYEGVCKERLYLQGQTMQDPFGEKRGHFDYQSLLVRLQGIRQKVQEKHQQENTEIDSESSSSETETDTQGCSKA, encoded by the exons ATGGCGGAGAGTCCGGCCGCCGAGGAGGCGGCTCCGGCCGcggtgctggcggcggcgggtAGCGGCGGCGCTTCggccggcccgggcggcggcgcggggagccccggcgTCTTCATCCCCGCCGAGCTGTGGGCGGCGGCGGGCTTCGGCGCTGCGACGCCGGGCGCCGGCGTcgccccggggagcggcggggcccccatcgcggcggcggcggcggccgcgggggccgCGCTCCTCACGCACTCCGCCTTCTGGGACCCCACGGTCAGCGGCGACTGGGACAGCGAGCGGCCCAGCCCGGCCTGCCTCCTGCGGATCAAACG GGATATCATGTCCATTTACAAGGAACCGCCCCCGGGAATGTTTGTTGTGCCTGATCCCCACGACATGACCAAG attcATGCATTGATCACAGGCCCATTTGACACGCCTTATGAAGGGGGTTTCTTCTTGTTCCTGTTTCGCTGTCCTCCAGATTATCCCATCCACCCACCAAGGGTCAAACTGATGACAACGGGAAATAACACAGTGAGGTTTAACCCCAACTTCTACCGCAATGGGAAAGTCTGCCTGAGTATTCTAGG CACTTGGACCGGGCCTGCAtggagcccagcacagagtatCTCTTCAGTCCTCATCTCCATCCAGTCTCTGATGACTGAGAACCCCTATCACAATGAACCCGGCTTTGAGCAG GAGaggcaccccggggacagcaAGAACTATAATGAGTGCATTCGGCATGAGACCATCCGAGTAGCAGTGTGCGACATGCTGGAAGGAAAGTGTCCCTGTCCTGAACCGTTACG GGGAGTAATGGAGAAATCCTTCATGGAGTACTACGACTTCTATGAAGGGGTGTGTAAAGAGAGACTTTATCTCCAAGGACAGACAATGCAG GATCCTTTTGGTGAAAAACGAGGCCACTTTGACTATCAGTCCCTATTAGTGCGTTTGCAAGGAATTCGGCAGAAGGTGCAGGAGAAACACCAGCAGGAGAATACAGAAATAGACTCTGAGAGCAGCTCCTCCGAGACAGAGACAGACACTCAAGGTTGCTCTAAAGCTTAG
- the ATP5MC1 gene encoding ATP synthase F(0) complex subunit C1, mitochondrial yields the protein MQAPLALVSSPALFRCCSRALARPVSVSVFSRPEVQTVQPAGVSHPQLTRREFQTSAVSRDIDTAAKFIGAGAATVGVAGSGAGIGTVFGSLIIGYARNPSLKQQLFSYAILGFALSEAMGLFCLMVAFLILFAM from the exons ATGCAGGCTCCTTTGGCTCTTGTCAGCTCTCCAGCTTTG TTCCGGTGCTGTTCCAGGGCTCTGGCCAGACCAGTTTCAGTGTCTGTTTTCAGCAGGCCTGAGGTTCAGACTGTACAG CCAGCTGGCGTTTCCCATCCGCAGCTGACGCGCCGTGAGTTCCAAACCAGTGCTGTTTCCAGGGATATTGACACTGCTGCTAAGTTCATTGGTGCTGGTGCTGCCACGGTCGGGGTGGCTGGGTCAGGAGCGGGTATTGGAACGGTGTTTGGCAGCTTGATCATTGGCTATGCCAG GAATCCGTCTCTCAAGCAGCAGCTCTTCTCCTATGCCATCCTGGGGTTTGCCCTGTCTGAGGCCATGGGTCTCTTCTGTTTGATGGTGGCATTCCTTATCCTCTTTGCTATGTGA
- the CALCOCO2 gene encoding calcium-binding and coiled-coil domain-containing protein 2 isoform X1, producing MNGTSDEPPTSAVLLDNCYFSQVIFNNVEKFYVPGEDITCYYTLTQNIDPRGKDWVGIFQVGWKTTRECYTFMWAPLPGDIHRDTPVQQQICFKACYLPKDDEYYQFCYVDEDGMVRGASVPFQFRAEAEDDILVVTTQGEMEKIELQHKNLLKEKEELQASCAGLQKQNSDLQEELKNTQDNLESLRSNTENLELELNSLKKEKQHLKELDDCREAELHELKAQIQNVISDKEQLDTRLKTALDHMDQLQGEMEKIELQNKNLLKEKEELQASCAGLQKQNSDLQEELKNTQELQNNLESLRSNTENLELELNSLKKEKQHLKELDDCRKAELHELKAQIQNVISDKEQLDTRLKTALDHMDQLQSQVLSYEKEVENLSLMDRDKAEELEHLKEENQQLRMSRSQQQQNSNLIKELEEQKGLVRVLQARKKEADEENQKLRKQNDNLLRHLSQASSPAQTSIPASELGGLLFGNPYYAAGANLGAGAADASLRKCPMCNEVFPEDIETSQYEAHVHSHLLECPFCSETFEKSNKQVFDDHMFCHDLE from the exons ATGAATGGGACCTCCGATGAGCCTCCCACCTCTGCTGTCCTCTTAGACAACTGCTACTTCTCTCAGGTCATCTTTAACAACGTGGAGAAGTTTTATGTTCCCGGAGAAGACATAACCTGTTATTACACCCTCACACAGAACATTGATCCTCGCGGGAAGGACTGGGTGGGAATCTTCCAG GTGGGATGGAAAACAACGCGGGAATGTTACACATTCATGTGGGCTCCTCTGCCCGGTGACATCCACAGGGACACCCCTGTGCAACAACAGATCTGTTTCAAAG CTTGCTACCTACCGAAAGATGATGAATACTACCAGTTCTGCTACGTCGATGAGGATGGCATGGTCCGAGGAGCCAGTGTGCCTTTCCAGTTCAGAGCAGAAGCTGAGGATGATATCCTGGTGGTTACCACACAG ggagaaatggaaaagattGAACTACAACACAAAAATTTGCTTAAAGAAAAGGAGGAGCTGCAAGCAAGCTGTGCAGGACTCCAGAAACAAAACAGCGATCTGCAGGAAGAGCTCAAGAACACACAG GACAATTTAGAGTCTCTAAGGAGCAACACAGAGAATCTGGAGCTGGAGCTGAATtccctgaaaaaggaaaagcaacatcTAAAGGAGCTGGATGACTGCAGAGAGGCAGAACTGCACGA ACTCAAAGCGCAAATTCAGAACGTGATCTCTGACAAGGAACAACTGGACACCAGACTGAAAACAGCCCTGGATCACATGGATCAGCTGCAG ggagaaatggaaaagattgaactacaaaataaaaatttgcttaaAGAAAAGGAGGAGCTGCAAGCAAGCTGTGCAGGTCTCCAGAAACAAAACAGCGATCTGCAGGAAGAGCTCAAGAACACACAG GAGCTGCAGAACAATTTAGAGTCTCTAAGGAGCAACACAGAGAACCTGGAGCTGGAGCTGAATtccctgaaaaaggaaaagcaacatcTAAAGGAGCTGGATGACTGCAGAAAGGCAGAACTGCACGA ACTCAAAGCGCAAATTCAGAACGTGATCTCTGACAAGGAACAACTGGACACCAGACTGAAAACAGCCCTGGATCACATGGATCAGCTGCAG TCTCAGGTGTTGAGTTATGAGAAAGAAGTGGAAAACTTGTCTCTCATGGACCGTGACAAGGCAGAGGAGCTTGAACATTTAAAGGAAGAGAATCAGCAGTTACGCATGAGTAGAAGTCAACAG CAACAGAACTCCAACTTAATTAAAGAACTTGAGGAGCAGAAGGGTTTGGTTCGGGTTCTGCAGGCAAGAAAGAAGGAAGCTGATGAGGAAAATCAG AAACTAAGGAAACAGAATGACAATCTTCTGAGGCATCTCTCGCAGGCTTCTTCACCAGCTCAAACTTCAATTCCAGCTTCTGAACTAGGAGGCCTTCTGTTTGGAAATCCATATTATG CTGCAGGAGCAAAcctgggagcaggagctgcagat GCTTCTCTAAGGAAATGTCCCATGTGCAATGAAGTATTTCCTGAAGATATTGAGACAAGTCAGTATGAGGCCCATGTGCACAGCCATCTGCTGGAGTGCCCATTCTGCAGCGAGACCTTTGAAAAGTCCAATAAGCAGGTGTTTGATGACCATATGTTTTGTCATGACCTGGAATAA
- the CALCOCO2 gene encoding calcium-binding and coiled-coil domain-containing protein 2 isoform X2, whose protein sequence is MNGTSDEPPTSAVLLDNCYFSQVIFNNVEKFYVPGEDITCYYTLTQNIDPRGKDWVGIFQVGWKTTRECYTFMWAPLPGDIHRDTPVQQQICFKACYLPKDDEYYQFCYVDEDGMVRGASVPFQFRAEAEDDILVVTTQGEMEKIELQHKNLLKEKEELQASCAGLQKQNSDLQEELKNTQDNLESLRSNTENLELELNSLKKEKQHLKELDDCREAELHELKAQIQNVISDKEQLDTRLKTALDHMDQLQGEMEKIELQNKNLLKEKEELQASCAGLQKQNSDLQEELKNTQNNLESLRSNTENLELELNSLKKEKQHLKELDDCRKAELHELKAQIQNVISDKEQLDTRLKTALDHMDQLQSQVLSYEKEVENLSLMDRDKAEELEHLKEENQQLRMSRSQQQQNSNLIKELEEQKGLVRVLQARKKEADEENQKLRKQNDNLLRHLSQASSPAQTSIPASELGGLLFGNPYYAAGANLGAGAADASLRKCPMCNEVFPEDIETSQYEAHVHSHLLECPFCSETFEKSNKQVFDDHMFCHDLE, encoded by the exons ATGAATGGGACCTCCGATGAGCCTCCCACCTCTGCTGTCCTCTTAGACAACTGCTACTTCTCTCAGGTCATCTTTAACAACGTGGAGAAGTTTTATGTTCCCGGAGAAGACATAACCTGTTATTACACCCTCACACAGAACATTGATCCTCGCGGGAAGGACTGGGTGGGAATCTTCCAG GTGGGATGGAAAACAACGCGGGAATGTTACACATTCATGTGGGCTCCTCTGCCCGGTGACATCCACAGGGACACCCCTGTGCAACAACAGATCTGTTTCAAAG CTTGCTACCTACCGAAAGATGATGAATACTACCAGTTCTGCTACGTCGATGAGGATGGCATGGTCCGAGGAGCCAGTGTGCCTTTCCAGTTCAGAGCAGAAGCTGAGGATGATATCCTGGTGGTTACCACACAG ggagaaatggaaaagattGAACTACAACACAAAAATTTGCTTAAAGAAAAGGAGGAGCTGCAAGCAAGCTGTGCAGGACTCCAGAAACAAAACAGCGATCTGCAGGAAGAGCTCAAGAACACACAG GACAATTTAGAGTCTCTAAGGAGCAACACAGAGAATCTGGAGCTGGAGCTGAATtccctgaaaaaggaaaagcaacatcTAAAGGAGCTGGATGACTGCAGAGAGGCAGAACTGCACGA ACTCAAAGCGCAAATTCAGAACGTGATCTCTGACAAGGAACAACTGGACACCAGACTGAAAACAGCCCTGGATCACATGGATCAGCTGCAG ggagaaatggaaaagattgaactacaaaataaaaatttgcttaaAGAAAAGGAGGAGCTGCAAGCAAGCTGTGCAGGTCTCCAGAAACAAAACAGCGATCTGCAGGAAGAGCTCAAGAACACACAG AACAATTTAGAGTCTCTAAGGAGCAACACAGAGAACCTGGAGCTGGAGCTGAATtccctgaaaaaggaaaagcaacatcTAAAGGAGCTGGATGACTGCAGAAAGGCAGAACTGCACGA ACTCAAAGCGCAAATTCAGAACGTGATCTCTGACAAGGAACAACTGGACACCAGACTGAAAACAGCCCTGGATCACATGGATCAGCTGCAG TCTCAGGTGTTGAGTTATGAGAAAGAAGTGGAAAACTTGTCTCTCATGGACCGTGACAAGGCAGAGGAGCTTGAACATTTAAAGGAAGAGAATCAGCAGTTACGCATGAGTAGAAGTCAACAG CAACAGAACTCCAACTTAATTAAAGAACTTGAGGAGCAGAAGGGTTTGGTTCGGGTTCTGCAGGCAAGAAAGAAGGAAGCTGATGAGGAAAATCAG AAACTAAGGAAACAGAATGACAATCTTCTGAGGCATCTCTCGCAGGCTTCTTCACCAGCTCAAACTTCAATTCCAGCTTCTGAACTAGGAGGCCTTCTGTTTGGAAATCCATATTATG CTGCAGGAGCAAAcctgggagcaggagctgcagat GCTTCTCTAAGGAAATGTCCCATGTGCAATGAAGTATTTCCTGAAGATATTGAGACAAGTCAGTATGAGGCCCATGTGCACAGCCATCTGCTGGAGTGCCCATTCTGCAGCGAGACCTTTGAAAAGTCCAATAAGCAGGTGTTTGATGACCATATGTTTTGTCATGACCTGGAATAA
- the CALCOCO2 gene encoding calcium-binding and coiled-coil domain-containing protein 2 isoform X3: MWAPLPGDIHRDTPVQQQICFKACYLPKDDEYYQFCYVDEDGMVRGASVPFQFRAEAEDDILVVTTQGEMEKIELQHKNLLKEKEELQASCAGLQKQNSDLQEELKNTQDNLESLRSNTENLELELNSLKKEKQHLKELDDCREAELHELKAQIQNVISDKEQLDTRLKTALDHMDQLQGEMEKIELQNKNLLKEKEELQASCAGLQKQNSDLQEELKNTQELQNNLESLRSNTENLELELNSLKKEKQHLKELDDCRKAELHELKAQIQNVISDKEQLDTRLKTALDHMDQLQSQVLSYEKEVENLSLMDRDKAEELEHLKEENQQLRMSRSQQQQNSNLIKELEEQKGLVRVLQARKKEADEENQKLRKQNDNLLRHLSQASSPAQTSIPASELGGLLFGNPYYAAGANLGAGAADASLRKCPMCNEVFPEDIETSQYEAHVHSHLLECPFCSETFEKSNKQVFDDHMFCHDLE, encoded by the exons ATGTGGGCTCCTCTGCCCGGTGACATCCACAGGGACACCCCTGTGCAACAACAGATCTGTTTCAAAG CTTGCTACCTACCGAAAGATGATGAATACTACCAGTTCTGCTACGTCGATGAGGATGGCATGGTCCGAGGAGCCAGTGTGCCTTTCCAGTTCAGAGCAGAAGCTGAGGATGATATCCTGGTGGTTACCACACAG ggagaaatggaaaagattGAACTACAACACAAAAATTTGCTTAAAGAAAAGGAGGAGCTGCAAGCAAGCTGTGCAGGACTCCAGAAACAAAACAGCGATCTGCAGGAAGAGCTCAAGAACACACAG GACAATTTAGAGTCTCTAAGGAGCAACACAGAGAATCTGGAGCTGGAGCTGAATtccctgaaaaaggaaaagcaacatcTAAAGGAGCTGGATGACTGCAGAGAGGCAGAACTGCACGA ACTCAAAGCGCAAATTCAGAACGTGATCTCTGACAAGGAACAACTGGACACCAGACTGAAAACAGCCCTGGATCACATGGATCAGCTGCAG ggagaaatggaaaagattgaactacaaaataaaaatttgcttaaAGAAAAGGAGGAGCTGCAAGCAAGCTGTGCAGGTCTCCAGAAACAAAACAGCGATCTGCAGGAAGAGCTCAAGAACACACAG GAGCTGCAGAACAATTTAGAGTCTCTAAGGAGCAACACAGAGAACCTGGAGCTGGAGCTGAATtccctgaaaaaggaaaagcaacatcTAAAGGAGCTGGATGACTGCAGAAAGGCAGAACTGCACGA ACTCAAAGCGCAAATTCAGAACGTGATCTCTGACAAGGAACAACTGGACACCAGACTGAAAACAGCCCTGGATCACATGGATCAGCTGCAG TCTCAGGTGTTGAGTTATGAGAAAGAAGTGGAAAACTTGTCTCTCATGGACCGTGACAAGGCAGAGGAGCTTGAACATTTAAAGGAAGAGAATCAGCAGTTACGCATGAGTAGAAGTCAACAG CAACAGAACTCCAACTTAATTAAAGAACTTGAGGAGCAGAAGGGTTTGGTTCGGGTTCTGCAGGCAAGAAAGAAGGAAGCTGATGAGGAAAATCAG AAACTAAGGAAACAGAATGACAATCTTCTGAGGCATCTCTCGCAGGCTTCTTCACCAGCTCAAACTTCAATTCCAGCTTCTGAACTAGGAGGCCTTCTGTTTGGAAATCCATATTATG CTGCAGGAGCAAAcctgggagcaggagctgcagat GCTTCTCTAAGGAAATGTCCCATGTGCAATGAAGTATTTCCTGAAGATATTGAGACAAGTCAGTATGAGGCCCATGTGCACAGCCATCTGCTGGAGTGCCCATTCTGCAGCGAGACCTTTGAAAAGTCCAATAAGCAGGTGTTTGATGACCATATGTTTTGTCATGACCTGGAATAA